The genomic window CGCATCTTCTCTTGGTTCCAGCTTCCCAATCAAAGGAATCTCAGGAGGACTGAAGAAGTTGAAGAAGGATGCATTAGGAATCACTCTTGGCTGGACTTCCATTTCCCCTGTAACAGCTGGGCGACTCTGGGTGGTTGTCACTGTAACATCTTTTCCTCGTCTCCAATCTATTTTGCAGCCTTTGCACTCTTCAATTTCCCATCCCCAAGCGAAGAAAGGGTCGTAGTGATCTGGTTTTGACCTTATTATGTATGTCTTCATCAGGAGCTCATTTTTGAAGTATGGGTTAGGTAGGAAATGAAATTCAAAAGTGTAACCAATAGGTTGGCCAGGGTTTGAGAACTTCAGGCTAACATCAGATAAGAACTTCAAAATGGGCTCATCACACTTTTGAATCATAGGCCCAAGCTTGTCAACATTCTTTAAAACAGTCAGCCAGTAGTCAGGAATACCTTTAGGatcttctttcttaggttttccctTTCGAGCCCTTTTAATATTGACTCCTTCTTCAGGCCTTGTCTCAGGAACCCTCTTTTGAGCCTCTCTTACCGGAGCCATTGGTGTAGAGTCTTCTGTAGGCTGATCCTTATTTTCTGAATTGGCCTGGGTAACTTCTTCTGCCTGGGTAACATCTTCTGCCTGGGTAACTTCTTCTGCCTGGGTAACATCTTCTGCCTGGGTAACGTCTTCTGCCTGGGTAACGTCTTCTGCCAGGCTAACATCTTCTGCCAGGCTAACATCTTCTGCCTGGGTAACTTCTTCgaggtcttctttttcttcaggaACTATATCTATGCATTCCGTAGAGTctgctttttcttcattttttaccTCAGGAATTTTTTTAGAGGATTCCTGTTCTTCAGCTTTTTCTTCAGCATCTTCTttaggaatttctttttcttcacttaTCATCTCAGGAGTTTCTTTGGGAGCCTCCTCTTCTTCAACTTTTGCCTCAGGAACTTCTTCTGGAGCATCCTTTACTTCTCCCTCCTTTTCAGCTGTTTCTTTacagctttcttcttcctcctcaccctCTAAGGGTGGCATTTCATTAGGTGTGTCATCCTGCATTTCCTCATCACCACTGAACTCTTCTTCTGAATTCCATTCACACTCTTCTTCTGTAGGCTCATATTCTGCATTTATGATCTGAAAACGCTTATCATATAGAGGCTTATTGAGTTCAGCATACTTCCTTTCAAGATCATGAATTGCCCTTAAGAACAAGGTGTCTACCTTGTCACACTCATTCTGAATATTTCTGAGTGCCTGCACCCGTTTTCTTACTGCTTGGGGCAGCTTATCCAAGAAAGGTTTCCCGAAGGGACGTCGCTGGGCCCTTCTGGGGGGTTCAGGTACCCTCTTCTTTTGGTTTAAACGActgccattgctgctgctgccactgctaccgctactactgctgctgctgctgctgctgctactgctgctgctgctgctgctgccgctgctgctgcaaCTAGTGGTACTGCTAGAGCTATTGCTGTCAGATTCATCCCCAGAATCACAAGCTGAGCTAGCCATCGCCTCTTCAGCAACCCCCTGGGCAACAGGTTCTGTGACCATTTTAGGATCCGCTTCTGCCATACTGCTAGCCCCGTACACCTCCTTAAGGTGGTGACAACAGCAGAGATCGTGCACCCCGAGATGGACAGAAAAGGACTCACGGATGCtccggtggcggcggcggcggcggcggcggcgggggcggcgGCAGTGGGGGGCGAAGGCCGGAGCTGGTCAGGCGGCAGAGACTGCAGCGGCGGCGGCCGGGAACCAGTCGCGGCTCGGACTGCAGCAGCTGTGGCAGTGGCGCGGCAGTGGCGCACGCAGGACCACGGAGGCGGCACGCAGGAAACCGCAGCAGGGGAAGCCGCCTGGAGCCTTAGCTTTCAGGCCTCTCAGGCTGCAATGGACCGGGCCGAGACCTGCCGCAGTCCAATGACGCAGTACCGAATTCAACCTTCTCCTGGGTTAGAATGAGCAGCCCCTCCCTTGTTGACAGCCCTCCCGTTGAATTCGTTCCCAGGATGCCTTCAGTTCACTCCTTATTGGCTGAGAGGACTTGATTGACAACAGTTGCGGCCAAaggatggccaaaggcaaacgccCTTCCTCCAGGCTCCTCCCACCTTCCCAGAGGCACCAGAGGTAGCCAAGGCAACCGTCCCCTAAAGACAGCTACCCCCTCCCTTTCAAAATTCTGTCCTTTCATGGTTTTTAAttcaaagaggggaaaaaaaaaaccatagaaaaGAGCTAAAAACGCCAGCTCTAGTTACAACGGAAGAAAAGGAGCCCCTATGCTCAACTGCCCACCCTGAATTCCTATTTGGTTGATCACGACCTCCACACAACAAactgttaataaaaaataaaaaaggtgaaAATGCTTTAAGTGACGTCATTGGATACTGTGACTGTGGATGATTGAGGAAAAATGAGGAGCACATACGCAAACAAACAAGATTTCCTCTAAATATTCCACGAGCATGTGTTTTACTCTGAAAAAGGGGGAATCCTTTATTGGCGGAGGGGGGGAGGGGCTAGACAGCATGCATATTGCATTCTGCATAGCCGCTTTAATACGTGCTCTCTGTGATGTTTGGCAAGCCTAGTTTATATCCATCTACAAGGTTTGCAAACGCATGTTGCTGTGAGTCAgttacatcatttttttttaaatctgttttaaagGTAGCATATTATATACTCTAATCGTACTGCTAAATTGCCACGTAGTCCTTTTTAAAGCTTGCAACaacatttcagataaaataagGGGTTATTTAAACGTAaggtaatattttttaaaaacagagtatTCGTTTCAGACTTTTGTGCAGCAGGTTTCAGTTCCATGAACAGCAGGATGGGAGGGGGGGATTTGTTTTAATCCAAGTGCATCCTCTGTTAAGTGTTTAAGATGTCATCTGctagcttttggattgtaaacaaagaatatagaaaatgaaaatatatattaaaaaatgtcatCTGCCACCAATTTTGTTCTAATTTGGAACTGTAATTATATTAAAGGATGATTTGTAAGTCAAGAAATATGTGAGCCATCTTTTTGAAAATGAGGTATCAAAACAGatatctgttgtttttatttacagGATTCAGTTCTGCtacaaccccccaaaacaaaacagtgtttaCTTTTCATTGAAAGGTAAGGGATATATTAACCACCTTTTGTTAATGAATAAACAGAATTGACCCTTGGTTCTTAAATAAAAATTCATGGACTATAATTTGTTAAAGATTTGATTGGAAGATATCTTGATATTTCCAGACAAGCAGAAATATTCACAGAGGTGACTTGGCATAAGAATGGAAAATAACCAACTTAACCACATTTACTTTCTAAACATCTTCGTATACTATAAGTGTTGTGTTAGAATATGAAATATACTGGACTGTTCATTTCAAATgaggaaatatattaaaatgagaCTGTCATTTGTTTACTACTTTTTTATTATAcagtttgtatttttcatttagtaatgtatttttaacaaatgcATTGTTAGTTTAAAAAGGAATTTTTATTTGCTTAACTGTAACTCATATtacatgtacatttttaaaattgcaattCAATATAGATGATTCTGATGATAATTGACACTTAATTTTATCAAAAGataactatttttatattttgattcattTCCTTCAAGAAGTttctttatgcatatatatatatatatacatatatatacctaaTAATTTATGTATATTGTTTTACCTCTGTGGCATCATGGCATCATATGATGGTTTGAAATTTGCAGATACATAGCTATGTTTTAACAGGAAATGACCAATGGATtgcttttaaatagaaaaatattccttTATAATTGCCTTACTATATTTAATCAGAGTCGTGTTGTGATCCACATCATGTatttactgatatatatatatatatatatatatatatatatatatatacattttactgTTATAAAAATTGTTCCTGTATACCTGTATCATGCATTAGTATGTACTTCAGAACATTAACATAAGATAATTGAGAGAGTAGAAAAAACTTATGCTTATTTTATAACTTTGAACATAATACAAATATCTATAAAGGTTCTTGTAATTTAAAATTCATAAGAGCTCAACCATTCCAACCTTCAACCACAAatgactggttttttttttttgtttttttgtttttgtttttgttttttttaacttgtggCAGGAATATTAGTGATGGATGTTAGTATAATGCTAAATAGAAGGGGCTTACCTTTCACATCTTGTTTTGTAATCTCAATCTAAACAAAAATATGTGAACAATACTTCAAATCACTGGgttgcaaaataaatattgtcaTGCCATTTATTTGTACTTAGAGTAATTGACATATTTTAAATGATGgctcttatattttataatacttaCTTTTCATCGGAAGATTATGTATTAACTTCCTACACAATATATGATTTATCTGTTCTTCTACTGCTTTGTGAATTTTTTAAACAGGGACTAAATTCTCATTCTTTACATGAGAAAATGTTTATCACAGATTTTTTGTTTTAGCTACTCAGGTTGTACATAGCTCTTTGAGAACTGTTTACAACTTTCTTGATGTGACCATATACATAAAccttttttaaatacaaaaatttaCAATTTGTGTAAATTTTTCATGTGATTGAAAGTGTGGTGTGGCTGTATTTCTTGGcaggtggagaccagaggacaaatTTGTGGACTTGGTTCTCTCTTCTCACAGTGTCTAGTTTTGCATGGCAAGTGTAATTTACCCATTGATCAATGCTTCATTATGTCCAAATGTGAGTTCAGAAGtaagttcatttatttttgatcTTCTTCTTGGTTCTctggttctctttctctctattcctctcctcttcccctcttctctctctctctctctctctctctctctctctctctctctctctctctctctctctggtttatGCTGTGGATATTATGGATCATCCTGACAGTTTTATCCCTActaaaaataactattaaaatgtAACATACACAGcaaactttttgtttcttttagaaaacaTTCCTTAGAGTGGAATGGCTGGGTAACATTGTAGGTGCATGTTTCCTGCTAAAAGAAATTATCTAAATTTCAAGTAAGCTGTTATTTTCAACACTAACAACACTAAAACTACTTGGGGTGGTCAGTGTTTTTACATGTAGCTATTCTAATCAGAATATGATAGCAGAGTGTTGtgggttttattttcattttaccaATGACTACTTATGTGGTTAATATTTCATATATTGATTTGCCAATTGTAtatcttttctgaagagaatatTCATATTTTGCCACTGTAAAGATGTGTGTTAGTGTGACTGTTAttattctttcattgttctttCTATACTGTTCACATGAGACCTTCATCAGCGAAAATATGAGCAAATCCATTCTGAACTTACACTATGTTCTCTTAACAACAACTTTCATGTTTTTCAAAAAGCAGATCATCTACACATTAATAATGAAGTTCAagtaatatttttttcaattacagTGTGTCATTTTTCAAACTTAAAGAAACTTTTCGTTAACATTTTCTTATTGTTTAATACTTGCCAGGTTTATACTAAGGCTGATGTTTTTGCATATGGCAAAAATACATGGATTGAAATCATTTTAGTATTTTTCATATGGATATACAATTAGTTCAAAGTCACAAGGCATTCCATTATCCTTTGATTTGACTATGCACAAATGTCAAACATAaattttctctgtatgtgtggaTCTATAATAGATTATTATGCTCCAGTGTCTACTGATTTTAATTCCATAACTAGTAGTCATGTATTTATTAGATATGTTTGGTGAGGAGATATGGATCACAGTGTGGAATGACAGGATTTCATTATAATGAAGGCAACTAAGCTGCAAACTTGTTATCATTAAACTTTCACTTCTTCTTCCAAATGTTTGAGAGACAGGATCACAAAGTAACAGCATAAGTCcagagaacaaataaaataaaaaaggcaagTTAATTTTATGAAGTAGTCAATGTATAGGTATATACATCAcaattataaattaaaagtatTTAGAACTCTTCAGGAGCATAAATAATGCCTTTGTCATTCTTACAAGATACCCATTTACCACaactaaaatacaaaatattttttattggctaattatttacatttcaaatgttattccccttcccagtttcccctccacaaatacCCTatcacttcctccctccccccctcccgcctctatgaggttgctcccccACTGGCCCACCTACTCCTGTCTCAGTGGCCTAACTTCCCGCTATcttgggtcatcaagcctccaccgGATCAAGGGTCTCCCTTCCTAGGGATGCtaaacaagaccatcctctgctaatATGAGGCTGGAGcaatggtccctccatgtgtactctctggttgatggtttagtccctggaagctctggatgttttgcttgggtgatattgttgttcttcctatggggttgctaaacccttcagctcctttggtcctttctctaactcctccattggagaccctatgctcagtccaatggttggctgagaacatctgtatctgtatttgtccggctctggcagagcctctcaggggacagctatataaggctcctgtcagcaaacacttcttggcatccacaatagtgtctgggtttggtgtttgcagatgggatggatccccaggtggggcagtctctggatggcctttccttcagcttctgctacactatttgtcaaaaatattttaaagatgaaacaGATTATTATTGCTAAACTAATAGTAAATCTATATTATTACTTACTTCACAAGATTATTTCCagtataatattatatttaattttcattcctTTGATAAAATATGCACGTGAACAGAATGTAGTATATAGAAAGAGATtaacttttttaaataaaataattgcttGTGAATTAATTGCATTTTAGTCAATATGTACTCAATGGTAAAAGGTAAAGTCATAGTTAAATAATAGCAGATAAGAAAAATCAATGATTTGAATAATTGGCATAATGATAATTTGAAAGATTGTTTACcataaaattatgtatgtatatgtaattgtatatatttattcatatatgttcacatatacatTTTAGACTGGCTATATCATAGGCTCTTAAATCATTTACTTATCCTCCTGTTCCTAGATTACTTAACATAAGGTCCTCGATACTCACCTATGTAGTCATAAATGACaacaggttgttttgattttaatgctaaatatttttttatttaatcttttttcacAGCCCAGACTTTATACTCCTCCTGGTTTGCCTTCtcactgtttcacatcccatatctcTCCTCCCTTGTCTCCTTGAGGATTTCCCCACTCCTCTATCCCCCTAGACTTCTCCAtgccctggagcctccagtctcttgagagttaggttcatcttctctgactgaaaccagaccCAGCAGTgctctgatgtatatgtgttgggggcctcatgtcagctggtatatgctgcctggttagtggcccagtgtctgagagatctaggGTTTTctggttaattgagactgctggtccttctacagggtcactctcctcctcggcttcttccagcttttcagTAATTCAACTgcaggggtccccagcttctgtccattggttgggtgcaaatatctgcatctgactctttcagctgctttttgggcCGTTCAGGggacagtcatgataggttcctttttgtgagtgctccatagcctcagtaatagtgtcaggccttggggcctccccttgagctggatcccactatGGATCTGTTGCAGGACCATCTGTtcctcaggttcttctccatttttgtccctgcagttctttcagacagcaaaaactctgggtcagagtttttttGCGGATTGTTATCTGTATGTAGGTGAGGTCAGGTGAAATCATAACTACTCAGATAAGGCTAGAGGCTATTAttaggtagtggaagagaaggcagaatctAGGTGTGCA from Apodemus sylvaticus chromosome X, mApoSyl1.1, whole genome shotgun sequence includes these protein-coding regions:
- the Nap1l3 gene encoding nucleosome assembly protein 1-like 3; the encoded protein is MAEADPKMVTEPVAQGVAEEAMASSACDSGDESDSNSSSSTTSCSSSGSSSSSSSSSSSSSSSSSGSSGSSSNGSRLNQKKRVPEPPRRAQRRPFGKPFLDKLPQAVRKRVQALRNIQNECDKVDTLFLRAIHDLERKYAELNKPLYDKRFQIINAEYEPTEEECEWNSEEEFSGDEEMQDDTPNEMPPLEGEEEEESCKETAEKEGEVKDAPEEVPEAKVEEEEAPKETPEMISEEKEIPKEDAEEKAEEQESSKKIPEVKNEEKADSTECIDIVPEEKEDLEEVTQAEDVSLAEDVSLAEDVTQAEDVTQAEDVTQAEEVTQAEDVTQAEEVTQANSENKDQPTEDSTPMAPVREAQKRVPETRPEEGVNIKRARKGKPKKEDPKGIPDYWLTVLKNVDKLGPMIQKCDEPILKFLSDVSLKFSNPGQPIGYTFEFHFLPNPYFKNELLMKTYIIRSKPDHYDPFFAWGWEIEECKGCKIDWRRGKDVTVTTTQSRPAVTGEMEVQPRVIPNASFFNFFSPPEIPLIGKLEPREDAILDEDFEIGQILHDNVILKSIYYFTGEINDPYYHDFRDYGNRKYYK